From the Musa acuminata AAA Group cultivar baxijiao chromosome BXJ1-2, Cavendish_Baxijiao_AAA, whole genome shotgun sequence genome, one window contains:
- the LOC103976686 gene encoding UDP-glucuronate:xylan alpha-glucuronosyltransferase 2 isoform X1, whose product MGSGGGMMKAIASKGLVVKINVALLCFFVFAYVALYDHNATKMVSCSLRACHMKKVEGVSRRKTGRETRTTMETVPSFLRTLLHGSTKIGLVNMEEEQVFEWGLVGRATAVDFEPVSDNFKWEDLFPEWIDEEEDNEGPSCPEIPLPDLSRYGEMDAVVAELPCRARDVFRLQVHLVVANLAARRGRRNARGEVRVALRSACRPMMELFRCDDLVARDGEWWMYEAEAWRLEAKLALPVGSCNLALPLWEKGTDVVYDASKLAGPASPRRREAYATVLHSSDMYVCGAIALARSITRTGSTRDLVLLHDTSIPHDKLQALVAAGWTLRQIERIRNPRARKGTYNEYNYSKLRLWQLTDYHVVVFIDADVLVLRNLDLLFHFPQISATGNDGVIFNSGVMVIEPSNCTFNALMALREDVVSYNGGDQGFLNEVFVWWHRLPRRVNFLKNFWSNTTAEASMKNHLFAADPPELYSIHYLGIKPWMCYREYDCNWNIGDQRVYASDAAHATWWKLHDEMDEGLRKFCVFSEKRREQLEQERRQAAELEFGDGHWRLKTPSDRRNVTKGVSNLV is encoded by the exons ATGGGCTCGGGAGGCGGGATGATGAAGGCTATCGCATCAAAAGGTCTCGTCGTCAAGATCAATGTAGCCTTGCTCTGCTTCTTCGTCTTCGCCTACGTCGCCCTCTATGACCACAACGCCACCAAGATGGTCTCCTGTTCCTTACGAGCCTGCCACATGAAGAAG GTGGAAGGAGTGTCTCGGAGAAAGACTGGGAGAGAGACCCGGACGACGATGGAGACGGTCCCCAGCTTCCTCAGGACGCTGCTGCATGGCAGCACCAAGATCGGGTTGGTGAACATGGAAGAGGAGCAAGTGTTCGAGTGGGGCCTCGTCGGCAGGGCCACGGCCGTCGACTTCGAGCCGGTCTCCGACAACTTCAAGTGGGAGGACCTGTTCCCGGAGTGGATCGACGAGGAGGAGGACAACGAGGGTCCGTCGTGCCCCGAGATCCCGCTGCCCGACCTCTCGCGGTACGGCGAGATGGATGCGGTGGTCGCCGAGCTTCCGTGCCGAGCGCGCGACGTATTCCGGCTACAGGTCCATCTGGTGGTGGCCAACCTGGCGGCGCGGCGGGGGAGAAGGAACGCCCGGGGGGAGGTGAGGGTGGCGCTCCGGAGCGCGTGCCGGCCGATGATGGAGCTGTTCCGCTGCGACGATCTGGTGGCGAGGGATGGCGAGTGGTGGATGTACGAGGCCGAGGCGTGGAGGTTGGAGGCGAAGCTGGCGCTGCCGGTTGGCTCCTGCAACCTGGCCTTGCCACTGTGGGAGAAAG GAACGGACGTGGTTTACGATGCGTCGAAGCTCGCCGGACCGGCGAGCCCCCGCCGTCGGGAGGCCTACGCCACCGTTCTCCACTCCTCCGACATGTACGTGTGCGGCGCCATCGCCCTCGCCCGCAGCATCACCAGAACCGGCTCCACCCGCGACCTCGTCCTGCTGCACGACACCTCCATCCCCCACGACAAGCTGCAGGCACTCGTCGCCGCCGGGTGGACGCTCCGCCAGATCGAGCGCATCCGCAACCCGCGTGCTCGGAAGGGCACCTACAACGAGTACAACTACAGCAAGCTCCGCCTCTGGCAGCTCACCGATTACCACGTGGTCGTCTTCATCGACGCCGACGTCCTCGTCCTCCGCAACCTCGACCTCCTCTTCCACTTCCCTCAGATATCCGCCACCGGCAACGACGGCGTCATCTTCAACTCCGGCGTCATGGTCATCGAGCCATCGAACTGCACCTTCAACGCACTGATGGCACTCCGGGAGGACGTGGTCTCGTACAACGGCGGCGACCAGGGCTTCCTCAACGAAGTCTTcgtgtggtggcaccgcctgccgAGGCGGGTGAACTTTCTGAAGAACTTCTGGTCCAACACCACGGCGGAGGCGAGCATGAAGAACCACCTCTTCGCCGCCGACCCGCCGGAGTTGTACTCCATCCACTACCTCGGCATCAAGCCATGGATGTGTTACAGGGAGTACGACTGCAACTGGAACATAGGAGACCAGCGAGTTTACGCGAGCGATGCGGCGCACGCGACGTGGTGGAAGCTGCATGACGAGATGGACGAGGGGCTGCGGAAGTTCTGCGTGTTTTCTGAGAAGAGGAGGGAGCAGCTGGAGCAGGAACGACGGCAGGCGGCAGAGTTAGAGTTTGGGGATGGCCACTGGAGGTTGAAGACACCGTCGGACAGGAGGAACGTGACAAAAGGAGTGAGCAATTTGGTTTAA
- the LOC135613700 gene encoding cyclin-dependent kinase inhibitor 3-like translates to MGKHSSKRRQIGELAVMEATKPMGARTRTARRLALAALDGRRSSKKRKATGEYHQISNLELRSCSVVLKPRIARSAANSGGRRNSSPELSLISRSSSDASCEAAETPFRSSELGQELDDATFFRCNGEREETAASSNDGQATSDLESTVEMGSRRRSTAIATPSVAELEEFFAGAERDLRRRFVERYNFDVVKDVPLAGRYEWIPLTP, encoded by the exons ATGGGGAAGCATTCGAGCAAGAGGAGACAGATCGGGGAACTCGCGGTGATGGAGGCGACGAAGCCGATGGGTGCGAGGACGAGGACGGCGAGAAGGCTGGCCCTCGCGGCGTTGGACGGCCGCCGGAGCTCGAAGAAGAGGAAAGCAACGGGAGAATACCACCAGATCTCCAACCTCGAGCTCCGAAGTTGCAGCGTCGTCCTGAAACCTCGGATCGCCAGATCCGCGGCGAATTCCGGCGGCCGGCGAAATTCAAGCCCTGAACTCAGTCTCATCTCCCGGTCCTCCAGCGACGCCTCCTGTGAGGCAGCGGAGACGCCGTTTCGATCATCGGAG CTTGGCCAGGAATTGGACGACGCGACCTTCTTCCGCTGCAATGGAGAAAG GGAAGAGACGGCCGCCTCGAGTAACGACGGACAAGCGACGAGTGATCTTGAATCAACGGTGGAGATGGGATCGCGCAGAAGATCGACGGCGATTGCAACACCCTCCGTTGCCGAGCTGGAGGAGTTCTTCGCGGGCGCAGAGAGAGACCTGCGACGGCGATTCGTCGAGAG GTACAACTTCGACGTCGTCAAGGACGTGCCATTAGCCGGCCGCTACGAGTGGATTCCGTTGACCCCGTGA
- the LOC103976686 gene encoding UDP-glucuronate:xylan alpha-glucuronosyltransferase 2 isoform X2: METVPSFLRTLLHGSTKIGLVNMEEEQVFEWGLVGRATAVDFEPVSDNFKWEDLFPEWIDEEEDNEGPSCPEIPLPDLSRYGEMDAVVAELPCRARDVFRLQVHLVVANLAARRGRRNARGEVRVALRSACRPMMELFRCDDLVARDGEWWMYEAEAWRLEAKLALPVGSCNLALPLWEKGTDVVYDASKLAGPASPRRREAYATVLHSSDMYVCGAIALARSITRTGSTRDLVLLHDTSIPHDKLQALVAAGWTLRQIERIRNPRARKGTYNEYNYSKLRLWQLTDYHVVVFIDADVLVLRNLDLLFHFPQISATGNDGVIFNSGVMVIEPSNCTFNALMALREDVVSYNGGDQGFLNEVFVWWHRLPRRVNFLKNFWSNTTAEASMKNHLFAADPPELYSIHYLGIKPWMCYREYDCNWNIGDQRVYASDAAHATWWKLHDEMDEGLRKFCVFSEKRREQLEQERRQAAELEFGDGHWRLKTPSDRRNVTKGVSNLV, encoded by the exons ATGGAGACGGTCCCCAGCTTCCTCAGGACGCTGCTGCATGGCAGCACCAAGATCGGGTTGGTGAACATGGAAGAGGAGCAAGTGTTCGAGTGGGGCCTCGTCGGCAGGGCCACGGCCGTCGACTTCGAGCCGGTCTCCGACAACTTCAAGTGGGAGGACCTGTTCCCGGAGTGGATCGACGAGGAGGAGGACAACGAGGGTCCGTCGTGCCCCGAGATCCCGCTGCCCGACCTCTCGCGGTACGGCGAGATGGATGCGGTGGTCGCCGAGCTTCCGTGCCGAGCGCGCGACGTATTCCGGCTACAGGTCCATCTGGTGGTGGCCAACCTGGCGGCGCGGCGGGGGAGAAGGAACGCCCGGGGGGAGGTGAGGGTGGCGCTCCGGAGCGCGTGCCGGCCGATGATGGAGCTGTTCCGCTGCGACGATCTGGTGGCGAGGGATGGCGAGTGGTGGATGTACGAGGCCGAGGCGTGGAGGTTGGAGGCGAAGCTGGCGCTGCCGGTTGGCTCCTGCAACCTGGCCTTGCCACTGTGGGAGAAAG GAACGGACGTGGTTTACGATGCGTCGAAGCTCGCCGGACCGGCGAGCCCCCGCCGTCGGGAGGCCTACGCCACCGTTCTCCACTCCTCCGACATGTACGTGTGCGGCGCCATCGCCCTCGCCCGCAGCATCACCAGAACCGGCTCCACCCGCGACCTCGTCCTGCTGCACGACACCTCCATCCCCCACGACAAGCTGCAGGCACTCGTCGCCGCCGGGTGGACGCTCCGCCAGATCGAGCGCATCCGCAACCCGCGTGCTCGGAAGGGCACCTACAACGAGTACAACTACAGCAAGCTCCGCCTCTGGCAGCTCACCGATTACCACGTGGTCGTCTTCATCGACGCCGACGTCCTCGTCCTCCGCAACCTCGACCTCCTCTTCCACTTCCCTCAGATATCCGCCACCGGCAACGACGGCGTCATCTTCAACTCCGGCGTCATGGTCATCGAGCCATCGAACTGCACCTTCAACGCACTGATGGCACTCCGGGAGGACGTGGTCTCGTACAACGGCGGCGACCAGGGCTTCCTCAACGAAGTCTTcgtgtggtggcaccgcctgccgAGGCGGGTGAACTTTCTGAAGAACTTCTGGTCCAACACCACGGCGGAGGCGAGCATGAAGAACCACCTCTTCGCCGCCGACCCGCCGGAGTTGTACTCCATCCACTACCTCGGCATCAAGCCATGGATGTGTTACAGGGAGTACGACTGCAACTGGAACATAGGAGACCAGCGAGTTTACGCGAGCGATGCGGCGCACGCGACGTGGTGGAAGCTGCATGACGAGATGGACGAGGGGCTGCGGAAGTTCTGCGTGTTTTCTGAGAAGAGGAGGGAGCAGCTGGAGCAGGAACGACGGCAGGCGGCAGAGTTAGAGTTTGGGGATGGCCACTGGAGGTTGAAGACACCGTCGGACAGGAGGAACGTGACAAAAGGAGTGAGCAATTTGGTTTAA